The following nucleotide sequence is from bacterium.
GTCATCTTCTACCATAATGGAGTTAAATTCTTTTTCTTTTCGAATGAAGGCTCTCCGCTAGAATGCATACATGTCCACGTTAGAAAAGATGAAAAACTTGCGAAAATCTGGGTTGAGCCAGAATTACACTTAGAAAGTTCTTACGGATTCACATTAAAAGAAATAAAGGCTATAATGAATGTAGTAAAAATACGAAAAGCTGAAATTATCGAGGCCTGGAATGAGCACTTCGACTCTTAATCCAAAAGCACAAAAAGTAAACTTTGATTCACGTATGATGTGGGTTGAACTTAAAGACGGCCGGCAGATCGGAGTGCCGCTTACTTTTTTTCCGCGGCTTAAAAAAGCTTCTTTAGCGCAAAGAAAAAAATATAAAATTAGTGGAGGCGGCCTGGGTTTACACTGGGATGCTTTGGACGAAGATATTTCCGTAGCGGGTTTACTAGCTGGCAAAGTCGATCAAACCAATCGCAATCTCAAACGACGACGGTCTCAAATTAGGAAAGCTGCTTAATGCTTTAAAAGTTAAGCGGGGACGAGGGTGCTTCAAGAACCTTATTTCATGAACCTCTAGAACCTTCTTCCCCGCTATTAGCCATTGTGACCCGACTTTAGATCCTAAACTGCACACGTGAGATCTGGCGCAGTTCTTCAACTGAAGTTCCCAGATCTGCAAAGTCCAAGTCATAGACAGCAAGTGCATAGAGAATATCGCCAAAGTAGACTTGGTCCATCTGCGAGCAAAGACCGCCATTCTCTCTAAGCTGTTCAAGCGCTTCCATGGCGCTATTAATCGCAGCACTCTCAAACTCCTTACGTATAAACTCTTTGGACGCCTGCGGTGCTTGACCCCAGATAATCTCATAGAATTTAACGTTACCAAGAGCTTGCATTCGCCGCGACAAGTTGTCTTGATAGCGATTGGCATTTTCCTCCTCGCGCTTAGCTTGTCTGGCAAAGGCCATTTGAACAGCTTGGTTCTTAGTCTTAAACCCAGCCAGCAGTTCCTCCGCAGAGAAAACCACTCTTTCACGACCATAGTTGTAGACGCAGTACTCAACCCAAAATCTGTTTTCTGGATTTGCAAGCAGTGCGTTGATAACTTGACTCTTGAGTTTGTCATTTGCTGGAATGGGAAGTCCCCACACCGCATGGGCGTTAAGAATTGCGCCGAAACCTCGCTTTGAAATCGCAGAGCCCGATTTGAGTCGTGCTAGCAACACTTGAGCCTCGCGCACCTCAGTAGCCTTAAGTAGCTCCTGAATGCCGGGTTTAAGCTTTTCCAAAGTTGCATTCGGATCCTTTTCATCAAGCGCTCGCTCTAGAACTTCTCCAAAGTCTTCGCGAATTGAGATCGGAACCTGCCCTTCTGTCCGAATCTCAGAGGCAACAACCGCTGCACTTGGCGGCGGATTAAGATGGCGATAGATGTTGACCGAAGCAAGCCCGGTAACAAGACAAATGGCGACAAGCGCCCAACTATTCAATTTCATTAGTTCCTCTCCTGGCAGTTATGCCTAGTTGTCAGGCCTTGATAAAATGCCCTGGCAACTAGGCACAAAAAATGCGCCTCGGAGTAAAAAACCTTAAGAGCCCCTCGTCTACCCAGATGAAGGAGCTATTATAATTGTTAATTTCCTAACAATCTAGATATAGACAGTAGTTTAGAGCAATTTGCGATTCTATGTAGCGAATAGTGAGTTGCTCTAAAGAGCGCTTGCAAAGCGCTCTCGGAGACTAAAACACCGATTTAGTCTCCGTAATGTTGTGTAAAGATTCATCTTTACGCAGCCAGTATAATCAGAGCGTTTCTTCAAATATTCTGAAGAAAAAATGCCGAAATCGGGACGATCTCGGCATTTTTATTGAAATTACATACCAGTTGGAGTGGTAGTAGTCGTAGCTGTCTGCGTGGCAGTGTCAGCGGCAGTGGTATTTGCTGCGCCCGGAGCCGGTGTTGTTCCAGCTGCTGTTCCCTGCTTTGCAGCCTTAGCTGCTTTAGCTGCTTCAAGTTTTTGCTTAAACTCTGCCATGCGCGGATCGCTTGTATCCATAGTTTTTAACGCATCAACTTTTGCAGCAGTTGCAGGTGCTGCAGCCATTGCTTGATCTTTACATTTCATCTGTAACTTATTCATTTCATCAATCGCAGGCATGCCTTTAGTACAATCAACTTTTGCACCAGCATCCTTCAAATCTTGGGTGCAAGTAGGGTGCTTAGCTAATGCGTTCTTAGACATGTTGCAGGCTTTCTCCATGCTAGCAGTGTCTGCCAGGGAAATGTTTGCAGCAAAAACCATTCCAGCAGATAAGATGATAATTTTTTTCATAAATTGTTCCTCGAAATAATTAAACTTTCAAAAAGCGCCACCCTAAAGATAGGCTCGCTGAAGTATCCTGCTCCGATCATAAAACGTCAATACAATCCTTGAGCTGCAAGCACCTTGACTCGACAGCCGCAGTGCTATGATGTATCAATTTAGCGGTGAATTTAAGTATTGAAACCAACTCAGAAAAAAGCACTGAAAGTCAGGCCTACAAACGTCAAACGCGAATTATCCCACCAGTTGAATTTAACAAAATTCAGGCCTCAGAGTTGCTCCAAAACGAGTTGGGGGTTTCTAGGCTAGTCGCTGAACTATTAATTTGTCGTGGCTACGAAACTCCGCAAGCAGCAAAACACTATCTAGCCCCATCCTTAAAAGAACTCTTGCCCGATCCAAGTAATCTTAAAAATTCTACCAAGGCTGCAGAGTTAATTCTTCAGCACATCAAAGCTGGCAGTCAGATCACCGTTTATACTGATTTTGACGTTGATGGTATTACTGCTGGCGCACAACTTGCCCCAACACTCAACGCCTTAGCACGAAGCTTTGAGACCAATACAGTCATCACATTCTATACTCCAAATCGTTTCAGCGAGGGTTATGGTTTGTCCTTGGACGCAGTTGAGCGCATTGCTAAATCTGGCACAAACCTGCTGATTACATTGGATTGCGGAATCAGTAGCCACGCCGAATTAGCACGTGCCAAGACCTTAGGGCTTGCATCAATTGTGGTCGACCACCATCAATTTTCAACGCCCCCCCCGGCTGATGTGATCATCAACCCACTACAAACAGGCTGTGCTTTTGGCGATTATGGGCTTTGCGCTTCGGCTTTAACCTGGTTTCTAATTCTAGAATTGAAACGACAAGCTAGTGAATCACAAAAAAACTTACCTGACCCAAAAGAACTTTTAGATTTAGCAGCGCTAGGCACGATCTGCGACATGGTGCCCTTGACGAATGTCAACAGGCTGCTTGCTCAGCGTGGGCTTGAAGCCCTCACCAGCACCAAACGCACTGGGTTAATTGCACTCAAAAAAGTCAGTGGCTTCGCTGAGAAATCTCTGCGCTCGAGCCACGTACTCTTTGGCCTCGGGCCGAGAATTAATGCTAGTGGGCGCGTTGATGACGCACGCTTGATGTTTGAGCTCTTAACAACTGTCAGCGAAAGAAAGGCTCTGGAACTTTCCGAATACGCCGATCGTTGTAATCGCGAACGTAAACAACTTGAAGATTCCGTTAAAGAATTGTGCTTTGAGGAAATTTCAAAGCACCCAGAACTTTGCGAAAACCGCGGGTTTGCGCTTTACAATGAAAATTTCCATCAAGGTGTCAGCGGCATCGTTGCCCAAAGAATCGTGGAACAGTTTGGCATGCCTGCAGCTGTCATGGCTCCAAGTGAAGAACTTGACCGCGAAGGGAATAAAATCATCAAAGGCTCGGTGCGTGGCATTCCTGGTTTTCATGTAGCTGAAGCCTTGAGCAGTTTAAAAACCGTCTTAGATAAACACGGCGGACATACTCAAGCTGGGGGATTTAGTCTCACTCAAAAGATGCTGCCAGATTTTCAAGCACAGTTTAAGTTACTGTGCCGTAATGCCGTAACCGATGAAATGCTGATTAGAAAAAAGCATGCTGACGTTGTTGCAGTTTTTAAAGATATTACCTTTGATTTAATCAAAGAACTTTCTCAGCTTGAGCCCTTTGGCATCGGAAACCCTGAACCGTTATTCATGACAACAGATGTTGAGGTCGTAATGGTCCAAACAATCGGCAAGGGCCACTTAAAGCTTCAGCTCCGGCAGCAAGGTGTGACAATTCCTGCAGTAGCCTGGAAAATGCATGGCCACTCAGAGCTTTTTAAGGGGAATTTTATCTCTATCGCTTACAATCCTGAAATCGAAGATTATAAAGGATTCTCGAGTGTTAGGCTTAATATTCGAGAAATCTGGAAATAAAAATTTTAAAATTTCTCTATAATATCAAATATTTACCTGCAAAAGAGATTTCTCTCATCTTTATTCACTAGAATGTCGAATGTACGACTAGGACATAAATGATTATTTTCTTTAATAGACTTCTTTCGAGTTAGGATTTTAATAACAGATTAACATCTTGATATGATTGAATAAATAAGGAAAA
It contains:
- a CDS encoding DUF4160 domain-containing protein, translating into MPVIFYHNGVKFFFFSNEGSPLECIHVHVRKDEKLAKIWVEPELHLESSYGFTLKEIKAIMNVVKIRKAEIIEAWNEHFDS
- a CDS encoding DUF2442 domain-containing protein; this encodes MSTSTLNPKAQKVNFDSRMMWVELKDGRQIGVPLTFFPRLKKASLAQRKKYKISGGGLGLHWDALDEDISVAGLLAGKVDQTNRNLKRRRSQIRKAA
- the recJ gene encoding single-stranded-DNA-specific exonuclease RecJ, which codes for MNLSIETNSEKSTESQAYKRQTRIIPPVEFNKIQASELLQNELGVSRLVAELLICRGYETPQAAKHYLAPSLKELLPDPSNLKNSTKAAELILQHIKAGSQITVYTDFDVDGITAGAQLAPTLNALARSFETNTVITFYTPNRFSEGYGLSLDAVERIAKSGTNLLITLDCGISSHAELARAKTLGLASIVVDHHQFSTPPPADVIINPLQTGCAFGDYGLCASALTWFLILELKRQASESQKNLPDPKELLDLAALGTICDMVPLTNVNRLLAQRGLEALTSTKRTGLIALKKVSGFAEKSLRSSHVLFGLGPRINASGRVDDARLMFELLTTVSERKALELSEYADRCNRERKQLEDSVKELCFEEISKHPELCENRGFALYNENFHQGVSGIVAQRIVEQFGMPAAVMAPSEELDREGNKIIKGSVRGIPGFHVAEALSSLKTVLDKHGGHTQAGGFSLTQKMLPDFQAQFKLLCRNAVTDEMLIRKKHADVVAVFKDITFDLIKELSQLEPFGIGNPEPLFMTTDVEVVMVQTIGKGHLKLQLRQQGVTIPAVAWKMHGHSELFKGNFISIAYNPEIEDYKGFSSVRLNIREIWK